A window of the Fibrobacter sp. genome harbors these coding sequences:
- a CDS encoding YIP1 family protein: MEKILDNTFRGKRTLLCLKIFLILMVVMMLLGYSVWNMANGQMVQNPDAPMAMSMLLLILGIAFVGFALSITIIVMAVHWICWLFRSTQNMKKLQPDAMSPWAATILCLIPFVGQIVHYFVFKGLIKRTQAELDSLNGVCAAVPMNFLNIYFGLTIVSTIMGSIEEMKIVVGTGAVLGVAALVLYIKVFTAYIAQEECLFKLHEEQVLRQKVDQVLREREIEKAASQVQAATYESEKPPAEKSEGSTSYADDAPPPPPEK, encoded by the coding sequence ATGGAAAAAATACTGGATAATACCTTCCGCGGAAAGCGCACCCTCCTTTGCCTGAAAATTTTTCTGATCTTGATGGTTGTGATGATGCTTCTGGGTTACAGCGTATGGAATATGGCCAACGGCCAGATGGTCCAGAATCCGGATGCACCCATGGCCATGAGTATGTTGCTCTTGATTTTGGGAATAGCCTTTGTGGGTTTCGCCCTTAGCATTACCATTATTGTTATGGCGGTTCATTGGATTTGCTGGCTTTTCCGTTCCACTCAGAATATGAAAAAGTTGCAACCGGATGCAATGTCACCCTGGGCTGCTACGATTTTGTGTCTCATTCCGTTCGTGGGACAGATTGTCCATTATTTCGTTTTCAAGGGCTTGATCAAGAGGACTCAGGCTGAACTGGACTCCCTGAATGGGGTTTGTGCGGCTGTGCCCATGAATTTCCTGAATATCTATTTCGGCCTGACCATCGTGTCGACGATCATGGGTTCTATCGAGGAAATGAAAATTGTCGTAGGGACTGGCGCAGTGTTGGGAGTGGCCGCCTTGGTCCTCTATATAAAAGTCTTCACGGCTTACATCGCCCAGGAAGAATGCCTGTTCAAGTTGCACGAGGAACAGGTTCTCCGCCAGAAGGTAGATCAGGTCCTTCGCGAACGTGAAATTGAGAAGGCTGCCAGCCAGGTTCAGGCTGCGACCTATGAGTCTGAGAAACCGCCGGCAGAAAAGTCCGAAGGTTCGACTTCTTATGCGGATGATGCTCCGCCTCCCCCTCCGGAAAAATAA
- a CDS encoding lysophospholipid acyltransferase family protein produces MLQKISARIFASVAYAMLRLTGWKKKTVLENYEHVSQGTQGREGAELEPSFAELEPRDLYLKMLKNLTRHVGELLFCFDTYKNLPEACAKNSPGAAYPCKVGGVNFELAEGAAAVVEKMRGGGIFLTAHYGNYEASGAWLCALGVPLKASFIPLKPAWLNKLVYEKIRSVRGRPYSVDAQTPRDFLRILESGELFCLLADQDSRIRSALDGTFLGREVHHNPVPDFLLKHRPNTPVFFCWIEELPGRKILHAEEVATNIQNTDSISRETHSRMTTIVDGPYSEWLESRIKENPALWYGWTHRRFRSTNPEIYH; encoded by the coding sequence ATGCTTCAAAAAATTTCAGCTCGTATTTTCGCAAGTGTCGCTTACGCGATGCTTCGTCTAACAGGCTGGAAAAAGAAGACAGTCTTGGAAAACTACGAACACGTTTCACAAGGAACGCAGGGCAGGGAAGGCGCAGAATTGGAACCGAGTTTCGCAGAATTGGAACCGCGCGACCTCTACTTGAAAATGCTGAAGAACTTGACCCGACATGTGGGGGAGTTACTTTTCTGCTTTGACACCTACAAGAATTTGCCAGAGGCGTGCGCGAAAAATTCTCCAGGCGCAGCCTACCCCTGCAAAGTCGGCGGCGTGAATTTTGAGTTGGCGGAAGGTGCCGCGGCGGTTGTAGAAAAAATGCGCGGGGGCGGAATTTTTCTCACGGCGCACTACGGAAACTATGAAGCTAGTGGCGCTTGGCTCTGCGCACTCGGCGTTCCGCTGAAAGCAAGTTTTATTCCGCTGAAGCCCGCGTGGCTCAACAAGCTGGTGTACGAAAAAATCCGTAGCGTCCGCGGGAGACCTTATTCTGTTGACGCACAAACACCTAGAGATTTTTTGCGCATCCTTGAAAGCGGAGAACTGTTCTGCTTGCTGGCCGATCAGGACAGCCGCATCAGAAGCGCACTTGACGGAACATTCCTTGGACGCGAAGTTCACCACAATCCTGTTCCAGATTTCTTGCTGAAACATCGCCCGAACACGCCCGTATTTTTCTGCTGGATCGAGGAACTTCCCGGACGCAAAATTTTGCATGCCGAAGAGGTTGCGACGAACATTCAAAACACCGATTCTATCAGCCGCGAAACTCACTCCAGAATGACTACTATAGTTGATGGTCCGTACAGCGAATGGCTCGAATCCCGCATAAAAGAAAATCCAGCCCTGTGGTATGGCTGGACACATCGACGTTTCCGCAGCACCAATCCTGAAATTTACCACTGA